A genome region from Erigeron canadensis isolate Cc75 chromosome 3, C_canadensis_v1, whole genome shotgun sequence includes the following:
- the LOC122593651 gene encoding uncharacterized protein LOC122593651 has product MVGDQNESMMIVSMWASITTRFTPPFLFCVTNLIIAILFMASKSNTKSTTTTYHEEQEHQEHDHEREHVRGSVLLIKPVVARVTLLLERAKSIDLKSIIIPIIPIKLSSLPKLPKYTSSSRLAQSIFSACSYDSQPDSPRYPSKKLPKPLSPISGRLNSTDFSTIYDDNNVIVSTELQYISNSPLVHARVNSTKIRTPRKSQPSTLVDLDDHHVIRHNSEKTRKKKDMVEIIKTSRSEIRKLVWDDDRVEIMKRPETARARQNAADDAKANDFITKFRGQLKLQRLDSLNRYNDMLCRPIE; this is encoded by the coding sequence ATGGTAGGAGATCAAAATGAATCCATGATGATAGTTTCCATGTGGGCTTCCATCACTACTCGGTTTACACCCCCTTTTCTCTTTTGTGTTACAAATCTCATAATAGCCATCCTTTTTATGGCttcaaaatcaaacacaaaatccaccaccaccacatacCATGAAGAACAAGAACATCAGGAACACGACCACGAACGTGAACATGTTCGGGGTagtgttttattaataaaaccAGTGGTCGCTCGAGTAACTTTGTTACTCGAACGAGCCAAATCCATTGACTTAAAATCTATTATTATCCCCATCATTCCCATAAAATTATCATCACTACCTAAGCTTCCCAAATATACTTCATCAAGTCGACTCGCTCAGTCTATATTCTCCGCTTGTAGCTATGATTCTCAACCGGACTCGCCACGATACCCATCAAAAAAGTTACCAAAACCTTTATCTCCTATATCAGGACGATTAAATTCCACCGATTTCTCAACCATTTACGACGATAATAATGTAATAGTTTCCACCGAGTTGCAATACATCTCCAACTCACCTTTAGTCCATGCCCGAGTCAACTCGACCAAAATACGTACCCCTAGAAAATCACAACCATCGACCCTAGTTGATTTGGATGATCATCATGTAATCAGGCATAACTCGGAAAAGActagaaaaaagaaagatatgGTGGAGATAATAAAGACGTCACGTAGCGAAATAAGGAAACTAGTGTGGGATGATGACAGAGTGGAAATTATGAAAAGGCCCGAGACAGCCAGAGCGAGGCAAAATGCGGCCGACGATGCAAAGGCTAATGATTTCATTACAAAGTTTAGGGGACAGTTGAAACTACAACGTCTTGATTCTCTTAACAGGTATAACGACATGTTATGCAGACCGAtcgagtaa